The genomic interval TGTGAGTAACCCTGCCCTAGACACTGGGGAGCCACAGAGGGCCTGTGAGCTTGGCACGCATCTCCCAGTGTCATTCATGGTCTCTTGGAGGATTTCATTTCCCAGCCACTCACCCCTCTATGATTTCAGAGTGGCAGGACTGTGTGGCACTGTTGGGCACCGTCCTGGGGAGCAATGGCAGATGATGACCTCAAAGTgggggaaagaagaaagcaattcCAGGAAGAGAGGCCCCAAAATGGGAGGTGGAAGTACTTGGGGATGCAGCTTCCACTCTCCAAAGTAACTGGTTCTTCCTGATGCTCATGATGAACCTGTCAGGGCTTGATCCAGGGCCTAAGCCAACTGAAGAGCCACTCACTACTGCTTGAAAGTCCCCAGAGGGCCATgttaaggcttggtccccagactCTGGTGCTGCTGGGAGGTGCTGGAGCCCTTGGCATTTGGGGCCAAGTGGGAGGTTTTAGGTCATTCTGGCATGCCACCaaagggactgtgggacccctgtCTCCTTCACACCATCCATGAGGTGAATGGGCTTCTCCACACACTCCTGCCGTGACGTGCTACCACAGGCCCAGGTTAATGGGATCAGTtggtcatggactgaaactttgaaaaacatgagccaaaataaaccttccctctcCTTCATTTGATTTACTGAGTTATTTGTCAACACTCATGGAAAGGTGACTCATGCAAGTgcctttttaaaatggattttttttccagtgctgggattgaatccagggcctcgggTATGTgtggcaagagctctaccactgagctgcatcccaagccACAGCAATGAAATTTTATGGtggaaaatacatataaaaatggaCCATTTAACTGTTTTTTGAGGCTGGAGGTGAAGGCGTAGAGAGAGAGGGAATAGGGAGGTTGATCAAAGAGCACAAAGGTTCAAAATGACGGGAGGACTGGGTGTTGAGCTCTATCGCACAGCAGGGTGACTGTAGTCAATAATCATGTATTATACAGCTCAAAATCACCCagagaacaaattttattttttttaacttttttttttaagagggagagagagagagggaattttaatatttattttttttagttttcggcggacacaacatctttgtttgtatgtggtgctgaggatccaacccgggccgcacgcatgccaggcgagcgcgctaccgcttaagccacatccccagcaccagagaacaaattttaaatgtcatcACAAAAGAATCATCAAGGGCTGAGGGtggagctcactggtagagtgcttgcctagcaagcatgaaacctgggttcaaaccctggcaaacacacacacacacacacacacaatttttaaatattaaaaagaacagattACTTAGGTCATGAATGTGGCCATGAGCTTGATTATGTAACAAtgaatacatatatcaaaacacatCATGTGTGATAAACACATACAATTATGATTAgccaataaaaattataacaaaaaattttaaagtaaaccatcacaaaataaataatgtataatcatatcaaaatggattctactgtcatgtagaattgaaaaaaaaacttaaaatataagtaATGTTTAAGATCCAGCGGCATTAAGTACATTTGCCGGCTGACCTGCTCTCTGCAGTGTTTTACAACTCATCTTCTCCATCTAGTGCCGGACATTTTCATCTCCCCCAAGGAAAACACTGTTCGTTAGCAGTTACTACCCATCCCCCTTGCCCCGGTCTCTGGAAACCCCTCGTCTGCCTTAAGTTCCTCCAGCATGTTCTCTGCAGCACTATCACCAAAGCCAGAAGgaaaaaacaatccaaatgtccatcaggtGGTGAAGTACATTCACATAGTGGAATATCGTGTGGCCACAGAAAGGAACAAAGTCACAATGCagctacaatgtggatgaaccttgaaaccCCACGTTGAACAAAAGAAATCAGACAACGCTGTCacacatttttatgaaatgtttagAACGGGCCAACCGTGGAAACAGAAAGCAGACGAGTggtttactttttaaactttttattgtctaatttgaaaaaaaaaagataatttaaatatggTTCAGTGATTCATCTAGAAACACTGAAATCTCATTAAATTGGGATTATTTACTAAGCACAAACCATACACATTTGCTCACTTATTGTATTGATCTAGTTATCATATGTCACAGCTCCTGGGTTGGCACTCTCAAATAACTCATTTATTTCACCTAACAACACTTTGAGGTGGGGAAGGGAAACAGTTgcagagaaatgaagaaacttgCTCAAATTACGCAGTAGGGGAGTAGAGATTTGAACTTGAGTCTGCTAATGCCTGCCTCCTCCTGTCTGATGGTTGTGTGGCATTGTCTCAGAACACAGATGTGCCTCACAGGAGTTGGAAAACAGCACAGTGTTACTTCTGGCTCTTTCCTCACAACCTCAGTCTGTCACCTGTCCTTCTGATTGTCCACATGGATAACCTCAGAAGAAGAATCTGATTGACTTAAATTAAATTGGAGATGCACCCGGTCCCAGGAGCTGACACCATGGGCGGGAAAAATCTTGTGGCACCTGAAGCTGTGGGGAGAACAGGATTGAACACAAAGAAATAGCTGGGCAGGAAAGCAATGGCTGGAGGCTACAGGAAACGGACATTTTCAATGGGGGGGAACAACAGGGAGGAATAGCGAAGGGTATAGTCCAGCCACCCCTCAGTGCAAGTCTTGGGTTGGCCATTTTAACAGCTTGACCTTGAGAACTTGCCCAGCCCTTCTACATCCCAGTCTTCTCAAAAGAGTGTGATGAGGTGAAAAAAGTTGGATCCTCCTAAACTGAGGAGAGCATTGGTTACAGGAGGAAACAGTGGGAAAGAAATTAATGCCACCTGTTATTCTTTATCAAGCTCAGCTGCTGGCAGGTCCAGGAAAGGTGAACACTGCTGACCCTCCTCCATCCTGTAGCTGACTGCTCCCTCCACACCTCACCCAGGCACAGCCTCCATGCAGAGAGCCAATCGCTCAGCTGTGTCCGAGTTCATCCTCATCGGCTTCTCCACCTTCCCCCACCTCCAGCTGatgttcttcctgctcttcctgctcATGTACCTCTTCACGCTGCTGGGCAACCTGCTCATCATGGCCACCATCTGGGGCGAGCGCagcctccacacccccatgtacctCTTCCTGTGCGCCCTCTCCATCTCCGAGATCCTCTACACCTTGGCCATCATCCCCCGCATGCTGGCTGACCTGCTCTCCGCCCACCACTCCATCGCCTTTGTCGCCTGCGGCAACCAGATGTTCTTCTCTTTCACATTTGGCTTCACCCACTCCTTCCTGCTCACCATCATGGGCTATGACCGCTACGTGGCCATCTGCCATCCACTGCGCTACAACATGCTCATGAGCCCCCGTGCCTGTGCCTGCCTGGTGGCCTGGTCCTGGGCAGGTGGCTCTGTCATGGGGCTGGTGGTGACAATGGCCATTTTCCATCTCACCTTCTGTGGACCCAATGAGGTCCACCACTTTGCTTGCCACGTCCCACCCCTGTTGAAGCTGGCCTGTGGGGAGGATGTCCCAGTGGTGGCCAAAGGTGTGGGCCTGGTGTGCATCACGGCCCTGCTGGGCtgcttcctcctcatcctcctctcctACACCTTCATCGTGGCCGCCATCTTGAGGATCTCATCAGCAGAGGGGCGGcacaaggccttctccacctgtgcttCCCACCTCACAGTGGTGATCGTGCACTACGGCTTTGCCTCTGTCATCTACCTCAAGCCCAAGGGACCACAGTCCCTGGAAGGAGACACCTTGATGGGCATCACCTACACGGTCCTCACGCCCTTCCTCAGCCCCATCATCTTCAGCCTCAGGAACAAGGAGCTGAAGGTCACCATGAAGAAGACCTTGCTCAGCAAACTCTACCCAGAAAAAATATGATGCTCTGGGAGGAGTCCCTTGGAGTAACTAAATTGGGTTTCCAAATTCCACTGTTAGAGATGATGCTCCACCAACATGAACTAAcctatattttttagatgttttcaGGTTTCTTTGCAAGAAATATCTGAGTGTGTACACTGGGGGTTAATCAACATCAGGTATCTATTTGGGACAGAAGGATATGTGAGGTAATAACACAGAGACAATGATATTTGACTACTTCTATCTGCAACAGGACACTTGATCAGAACCAAACCTCTAACCTGTTTTCCACATGCCAAAATCCAGAGTCATCTAAGATTTCCAGTGGCACAAACCTTCAATGCCATGAGAAGCGGCAGACATCAGCTCCACTTGTACCTGGCAGCACCAGGGAGGAGTGACTCAGATTTTCAAGTGTATCAAAAACTACCATCAGTAACACAGAGGAGAGCAAAACACCCTACAGTTCAGCATTGCCCAAATCTGTGCAATATGAGTTAGAAACAGCAACAATCAGATTCAGGGGAAAGAGCTGAGGAAACCTTGATGCTTCAGGTGTGGATCTTGAATACTTACAGACAGAAATGCCTTTGTGGTTGGTTCAAGTAAAAGTGCCCTATTGTGAGATACCGTCCACTGTGCTAGATGGCGACATAGTGCATGGGCCAGCAGGAAACTCTGGGGGACAAGGACAATGAGTTCAGAGCGCaggatgaaaatttattttatctcatgGTCAGATGGGCTTAATGCACATCTGTTTCTCCATGAAGAGGGATTACAGGTCGATCCCACTGAAGAGTATTTATAATTTGCTAAAATTAGGTGTTTTTGCATTTAAGTTGAATAGCAGACTACATCGTTTGTTCTAAGTATAAATTCAGTCTGTCTCTATCtctttagcaataaaaagaaatcctgGGATGACATCAAGTGGCAGGAAGCAGGGAACAATTTCAATCACAATGGGGAATCCAGAGAAGCCCCCTTTGCAGGATGATGTTGCACCTCATGCTCGGGCACAGGGTGTCCTCACAGCCTCATGCGGCAACAAACAGAACCACACACATGCTCCATTTTAAAGGGGGAAACTAAAGCTCCAAATCTGCATGATTCACTCAAGTTCACATGACACGGATGATCCAGGCGTCACGCAGGGTCTTTGTGGACTCCATGTCCTCTCCATTCAGGGCTTTATGCAGTATCTTCCTACAGGAGGTTCTGTGGATCCCAATTCCAGGGAGACTGTCCATTCTCCAAATCAAATACCCCAACATCCTTATTTAATGGCACAGGAGCTCAATAGTGACCCATTTTGTACTGGAGCTTATGTCCTAGGCACACTGAGGAAAATTTTGATGAATTCAGGagtcatgattttaaaataagtaagatCCATCTGGCCCCTGAGCCCAGTGATATCCTAATGAATAAGGAACCTGGGAAATGGACGGGCACTGGCTGTGAGTTGAGCTCTGGATATCTCGTACCACACAGTGCATCCTTGGGCTGCAAGCTTCATCATTAGATCACCTCATTCGTTCCAGAACCAGCATGGTTGTTGGAACATACAATCAATTCTAAACAAATATTTCTAGGGTGGACTAATTAATTCCCTACCCCACTGAACAAACCAGaatatttgcttatgtatttaCTGAGAAATCTCATTGCTCTCCAGAGCCATGGGAAAGCATGTTTCAGGCAGACGGATCCAGGTTCAAATCTTGACTCCTGATTAGAACGGATGCTTGGTTATGTCAGTGCCTCATAGATTTGTTCCACATCTGTGTAAACAAAAAGGTGTTCAGAGCAGTGACATTTATGACTGGAAAACACGAGATAAATCATGAGTAAAGGGCCATTAAAGAAATGGTGGCTCGTTAATACAATGGAACACAAGGCAACCATTAAACCCACTCCAACTGGATACTTCACCAGAGCCCCTTCCTCTTTGGAAGTCCTGTCAGGTATCAAGGTTTTCTGTACTGCATGTCCATCTTGGTGCTCAGTGAAGCAGGGTTGTGGGATAGCACCTGAAAGGCTATGCATCAGCAGGGGTATCACGGGAGAAGTGGATATCTCCCACCATACTGTGCATCCTTGGGCTGCAAGCTTCATCATTAGATCACCTCGTTCATTCCAGAACCACCTGAGGGTCATGACCAACCCCTCTTTTCCCGAAAGCCCTTTCTCCAGGAACTGACTTTGCTGTTTGGCTCCAAGCATCTGTGAAATGTCCCCATGACTCATCTCCAAGGCAACAGCTGACAGGAAGTGAAATAGATGACACCTTACACTCTCAGAGGCTGAGAAATGCTGACCTGCGGGTAGGGATGAGTACTGCTTAAGTGATAAAGCAAATTGCTCCTGGGTAAATCGCCTGTTATCTAGCAGGATCAGTTTTCCATCATTAAATTgggttttaataataatatgtacacGTTTTAAGATGGTTCTCAAAACTGAATAGCACCTTCTGTGTAGGGCAGTTGACAGTGTCTGGCATCCATACAGACCCAATAAATGCCAGTTTCTCAATGTTAACGTAGTAAGTATCAGTGGCCTCTATATCTCAAGACCTATGTTCACTTTGGGGCACAGGGAGGCATCTGTCATTGCTCCTGACCTTTAAGTTATTCCCAGGAGGCTTGATGAAATGACTCACAGaaatattatgtattaatatTGCTGTATTGGTCATGGTTCTCCAGAGACCCAGAAACAATAAGATATAGACATATAGATGTAGGTAGTTGATAGGCagataaatatttactataagaTATGGGTTCATGTAATCATAGAGGTTGAAAAGTCTCACGAAAACAAAACTGCACACTGAAGACAGAAAAACAGTGCTGCAGTTCAAATGCCCAAGAGCAGAGACCCGAGAGTGAGCATTCCAACCTGGGACTccaggcctgagaaccaggagcaccaaagagagaggaagatcGATGTCCCTGCTCATGCAGACAGGAGGCAGGAGCATGAATCCAATCTTGGTTTTCATGTTCTACTCAGTCCCTCAACAGATTAGGTGATGCCCTTCTAGATTGGGGCGGGCCATCTACTTTTCAGTGTACCAGTTGCAATcgtaatctcttccagaaacaccccACAGACACACTAAGAAATTAAGTCTAATTAGGCATCCCGACATCCCATGATCCAGTCCAATTGACACATGTAATTAACCATCGCTGGACCAAATTCTGAGAGTACTGACAGAGGCAAGCCTGTTGTGGCCTGAGATGTGTCAGCTAGGTGTTCCCTTATCCACGTATCAGTGGTTCTCACCCAGGGGCAATTCTACCCCCCATCAGGGGACATTTGCAAGTTCCTGAGTCCTTTTAGGTTACAACAGAGAGGTGGAGATGTTCCACACCGTCTCACGGGCCAAAGACAGGGGTGCTGCTTAGTGTCCTACAGCACACAGGATAGCCTCCCCACAACCCCTCCTGTCCGCAGGACCAAAGATGACCAACCTCACCACACTCACTCAACAAACATTGAcagagcacctactgtgtgccaggacaCCACAGGGGATATAACACTGAACCACTTAGACAAGATCCCTAATCTCAGTGCTCACACTTGAGAgggaagacagagaggaaggaagcagaACCAGCCCTCGGCATGCCATGCTACACCCCCGAGTCAACCAACTGGGGgatgaaaatcttaaaaagtgGCATCTGTACTGAACCCATACAGATTTTTCTTGCCAATATTCCCCCAAATAATACAGTGCAATGACTATTTACATAGTGTTTGCATTTTATTAGGTATTCTAAGTCATCTAGTGGGGATTTAAAGCCTACAGGTGTATGTGCACAGGTCCTGTACACTGCCACACAGTTTTGTGAAGAACTTGAGCATCCTCTGATTTTGCTGTCTGTGGGAGGGCCTGGAGCCAATCCCCCCACGAGGTAGTCAGAGAATCTTGTGGTGAATTAATGCATACGATAAATTGGGACAAAAGTTCTGAGGGAAATTGATGAGTTGCAGGAGCAAGTTGTGATGGAGACAGCGACCCAGTGGCCATCAGGAAGGGCTTCCTGAGGAAGTGACAGTTAGGGCTGACTTAGGGGTGTGCAGGGATAGGCAGGCGTGTCCCAGGTAGAAGGTGGGGTCGTACAAGGGCTCTGAGGTCCACGTGTGGTTGGTTAGCCACAGCTGGCCAGAGGGacgggagggctggggctgaagagTGTACATGGAGACTGAGCAGGGGATGACCCTGTGTCCTGGATGGCCGCAT from Urocitellus parryii isolate mUroPar1 chromosome 3, mUroPar1.hap1, whole genome shotgun sequence carries:
- the LOC113183495 gene encoding olfactory receptor 10H1, which codes for MQRANRSAVSEFILIGFSTFPHLQLMFFLLFLLMYLFTLLGNLLIMATIWGERSLHTPMYLFLCALSISEILYTLAIIPRMLADLLSAHHSIAFVACGNQMFFSFTFGFTHSFLLTIMGYDRYVAICHPLRYNMLMSPRACACLVAWSWAGGSVMGLVVTMAIFHLTFCGPNEVHHFACHVPPLLKLACGEDVPVVAKGVGLVCITALLGCFLLILLSYTFIVAAILRISSAEGRHKAFSTCASHLTVVIVHYGFASVIYLKPKGPQSLEGDTLMGITYTVLTPFLSPIIFSLRNKELKVTMKKTLLSKLYPEKI